From one Triticum aestivum cultivar Chinese Spring chromosome 4B, IWGSC CS RefSeq v2.1, whole genome shotgun sequence genomic stretch:
- the LOC123093009 gene encoding pentatricopeptide repeat-containing protein At3g29290 isoform X1, which translates to MAAVWSGCSTSRGSFSQELPRRSVKGGQGTRVRPATSGRSRGDARLVSGGTVTARGACVCRAAPCVLESDVTDKEEAGLGVRGVEEERSGAAGFDYHQRHGLRRRPARPAAVEKDPVVARSVPSAPASEPADKFEHEGSRLHFLEERDEELLSRRLMKLSQSNKVRSAIELFDSMLASGLQPNSHACNSLLASFVRRGSSVDAMKMYEFMKGKGLATGHTYTLILKAVARSEGYISALQMFSEIEECNESRETLDVIVYNTMISACGRAKDWRQVEKLWGRLAENSLSGTLMTYDLLVSTFVQCGQSELAIAAYEEMLCNGLDPSEDIMKAIIASCTKEGRWEFALATFRKMLSAGMKPNIIVFNSVINSLGKAGEDELAFRMYHLLTSSELEPDQYTWSALLSALYRSGRCWDALELFQGIKSKHPSVLNSHLYNIALMSCERLGQWEHALQLLWMMEKSGLQISAVSYNHVIRACEVACEPKVALKVYRRMTHERCSPDTFTHLSVIRACIWGSLWDEVEDILEEVAPDSSIYNTVIHGLCLRGKIRLARRVYTKMRSIGLTPDGKTRSFMLQHIASAE; encoded by the exons ATGGCTGCAGTTTGGAGCGGTTGCAGCACAAGCCGCGGTTCTTTCAGCCAGGAACTGCCTCGCCGTAGCGTGAAGGGCGGCCAGGGCACGAGAGTCCGTCCAGCGACCAGCGGCCGGAGCAGAGGTGACGCCCGTCTGGTAAGCGGCGGCACGGTGACGGCGAGAGGGGCGTGTGTTTGCAGAGCGGCCCCGTGCGTCCTCGAATCTGATGTCACCGACAAGGAGGAGGCCGGCTTGGGGGTTCGGGGCGTGGAAGAGGAGCGATCTGGTGCTGCTGGTTTCGATTACCACCAGAGGCACGGGCTCCGGCGGCGTCCGGCGAGGCCGGCTGCCGTGGAGAAGGACCCTGTGGTCGCGAGAAGCGTGCCATCCGCGCCAGCTTCAGAGCCGGCGGATAAATTCGAGCATGAGGGATCAAGGCTCCACTTCCTGGAAGAGAGGGACGAGGAATTGCTGTCCAGAAGGTTGATGAAGCTCAGCCAATCCAACAAGGTCAGGAGTGCCATAGAGCTGTTTGATTCAATGCTGGCGTCCGGCCTTCAGCCCAACTCGCACGCCTGTAACTCCCTTTTGGCCAGTTTTGTCCGCAGAGGTTCCTCCGTGGATGCGATGAAGATGTATGAGTTCATGAAGGGGAAAGGATTGGCAACTGGTCACACATACACCTTGATACTCAAGGCTGTTGCGAGGAGCGAGGGCTATATCTCTGCTTTGCAAATGTTCAGTGAGATTGAGGAGTGCAATGAATCGAGGGAAACCCTTGATGTGATTGTTTACAACACTATGATATCTGCGTGCGGAAGAGCGAAAGACTGGAGGCAAGTGGAGAAACTGTGGGGAAGGCTAGCTGAGAACTCTTTAAGTGGAACCTTGATGACTTATGATTTGTTGGTTAGCACATTTGTGCAATGTGGACAGTCTGAGTTAGCAATTGCTGCTTATGAGGAAATGCTCTGCAACGGGCTTGATCCAAGTGAAGATATAATGAAGGCCATCATTGCTTCTTGCACCAAAGAAGGGAGGTGGGAGTTTGCGCTGGCCACATTTAGGAAAATGTTGAGTGCTGGCATGAAGCCCAATATCATTGTGTTTAATTCGGTTATCAACTCACTTGGGAAGGCTGGTGAAGATGAGCTCGCCTTTAGGATGTACCATCTTCTAACATCTTCAGAACTTGAGCCTGATCAATATACATGGAGCGCATTGCTGTCAGCGTTGTATAGGTCTGGTCGATGCTGGGACGCCCTAGAGCTTTTCCAAGGAATTAAATCCAAGCATCCATCAGTCTTAAACAGTCATCTCTACAACATAGCTTTGATGTCTTGTGAAAGACTTGGTCAATGGGAGCATGCTTTGCAATTGTTGTGGATGATGGAAAAAAGCGGACTGCAAATTTCAGCGGTCTCTTACAATCACGTGATACGTGCTTGTGAGGTTGCTTGTGAGCCAAAAGTTGCTCTGAAAGTATACCGGCGTATGACTCATGAAAGGTGCTCACCAGACACATTCACACATTTATCTGTTATAAGAGCTTGCATTTGGGGATCTCTTTGGGACGAAGTAGAGGATATACTGGAG GAGGTCGCTCCAGATTCTTCGATCTACAACACGGTCATACACGGGCTTTGTTTGCGTGGCAAGATCAGATTAGCCAGGAGGGTGTACACAAAAATGCGGAGCATTGGGCTAACACCAGATGGCAAGACAAGGTCGTTCATGCTGCAGCACATCGCGTCAGCAGAGTAG
- the LOC123093009 gene encoding pentatricopeptide repeat-containing protein At3g29290 isoform X2 gives MAAVWSGCSTSRGSFSQELPRRSVKGGQGTRVRPATSGRSRGDARLVSGGTVTARGACVCRAAPCVLESDVTDKEEAGLGVRGVEEERSGAAGFDYHQRHGLRRRPARPAAVEKDPVVARSVPSAPASEPADKFEHEGSRLHFLEERDEELLSRRLMKLSQSNKVRSAIELFDSMLASGLQPNSHACNSLLASFVRRGSSVDAMKMYEFMKGKGLATGHTYTLILKAVARSEGYISALQMFSEIEECNESRETLDVIVYNTMISACGRAKDWRQVEKLWGRLAENSLSGTLMTYDLLVSTFVQCGQSELAIAAYEEMLCNGLDPSEDIMKAIIASCTKEGRWEFALATFRKMLSAGMKPNIIVFNSVINSLGKAGEDELAFRMYHLLTSSELEPDQYTWSALLSALYRSGRCWDALELFQGIKSKHPSVLNSHLYNIALMSCERLGQWEHALQLLWMMEKSGLQISAVSYNHVIRACEVACEPKVALKVYRRMTHERRSLQILRSTTRSYTGFVCVARSD, from the exons ATGGCTGCAGTTTGGAGCGGTTGCAGCACAAGCCGCGGTTCTTTCAGCCAGGAACTGCCTCGCCGTAGCGTGAAGGGCGGCCAGGGCACGAGAGTCCGTCCAGCGACCAGCGGCCGGAGCAGAGGTGACGCCCGTCTGGTAAGCGGCGGCACGGTGACGGCGAGAGGGGCGTGTGTTTGCAGAGCGGCCCCGTGCGTCCTCGAATCTGATGTCACCGACAAGGAGGAGGCCGGCTTGGGGGTTCGGGGCGTGGAAGAGGAGCGATCTGGTGCTGCTGGTTTCGATTACCACCAGAGGCACGGGCTCCGGCGGCGTCCGGCGAGGCCGGCTGCCGTGGAGAAGGACCCTGTGGTCGCGAGAAGCGTGCCATCCGCGCCAGCTTCAGAGCCGGCGGATAAATTCGAGCATGAGGGATCAAGGCTCCACTTCCTGGAAGAGAGGGACGAGGAATTGCTGTCCAGAAGGTTGATGAAGCTCAGCCAATCCAACAAGGTCAGGAGTGCCATAGAGCTGTTTGATTCAATGCTGGCGTCCGGCCTTCAGCCCAACTCGCACGCCTGTAACTCCCTTTTGGCCAGTTTTGTCCGCAGAGGTTCCTCCGTGGATGCGATGAAGATGTATGAGTTCATGAAGGGGAAAGGATTGGCAACTGGTCACACATACACCTTGATACTCAAGGCTGTTGCGAGGAGCGAGGGCTATATCTCTGCTTTGCAAATGTTCAGTGAGATTGAGGAGTGCAATGAATCGAGGGAAACCCTTGATGTGATTGTTTACAACACTATGATATCTGCGTGCGGAAGAGCGAAAGACTGGAGGCAAGTGGAGAAACTGTGGGGAAGGCTAGCTGAGAACTCTTTAAGTGGAACCTTGATGACTTATGATTTGTTGGTTAGCACATTTGTGCAATGTGGACAGTCTGAGTTAGCAATTGCTGCTTATGAGGAAATGCTCTGCAACGGGCTTGATCCAAGTGAAGATATAATGAAGGCCATCATTGCTTCTTGCACCAAAGAAGGGAGGTGGGAGTTTGCGCTGGCCACATTTAGGAAAATGTTGAGTGCTGGCATGAAGCCCAATATCATTGTGTTTAATTCGGTTATCAACTCACTTGGGAAGGCTGGTGAAGATGAGCTCGCCTTTAGGATGTACCATCTTCTAACATCTTCAGAACTTGAGCCTGATCAATATACATGGAGCGCATTGCTGTCAGCGTTGTATAGGTCTGGTCGATGCTGGGACGCCCTAGAGCTTTTCCAAGGAATTAAATCCAAGCATCCATCAGTCTTAAACAGTCATCTCTACAACATAGCTTTGATGTCTTGTGAAAGACTTGGTCAATGGGAGCATGCTTTGCAATTGTTGTGGATGATGGAAAAAAGCGGACTGCAAATTTCAGCGGTCTCTTACAATCACGTGATACGTGCTTGTGAGGTTGCTTGTGAGCCAAAAGTTGCTCTGAAAGTATACCGGCGTATGACTCATGAAAG GAGGTCGCTCCAGATTCTTCGATCTACAACACGGTCATACACGGGCTTTGTTTGCGTGGCAAGATCAGATTAG